The following nucleotide sequence is from uncultured Draconibacterium sp..
CGCAACTGAAGTAAGAGGAGAAAAACACGGAAAACCATTTCATGGAATTGTTTATGCGGCGCTGGACAATAAAGGAGAAGTATTTGGTAATCCGATCAAGTCATCAAAATTTGGAAAATCAACGAGTCATGAAGCCCTTCTGTCGCAAATAGATAAGTCTAAAGAACAGATCAAAAATAGAAAGCTAAAAGATCGCCCCAGGGAAGTTATCTCCAAGGTATTTCGTAAAAGTGAGAATCGAAAAGACTTCGAAGACCAATTACTCAAACAAGGTATTTCGGTTCTGTTTCGGGAGAATGATTCAGGGCGCATTTACGGTGCAACCTTTATCGATCACAAGCAAAAGTTTGTGTTCAACGGTTCTCGTCTGGGTAAAGAATTTTCTGCCAATGTTTTTAATGAACGATTTGGCGTAGAAAACACTACGGATAAACAAATTAATTCACAAGACCAAGGCCATTCAGGATTTCCTGATAAAAGAGTCTCAGGCATTGAAAATCTGGCCGGATTGTTCGGCATGGAGGCTCTTGGCGAAGACTACCAGGAGGAAGCTTTCATTAGAAGAATGAGACGAAAGAAAAGAAAAAAACGAAAAAGCTAAGCTATGCAAAACGAAGATGATGTGAGAGCCCTTGCAAAAATAATTGAGCTAATCAGGGCAGTAAGTATCCTCATTTTAATATTTCATATTTACTGGTTTTGTTACGAGATCCTAGTTGAGTTTCATGCAACAGTTGGCATCATCGATAAAATTCTGCTGAATTTTCAGAAATATACCGAAATTTTCTCTTCGCCGTTTTGGTCGAAGATGGCAAGTTTTGTTTTGCTGGCTATTTCCTGTCTGGGCATACGAGGTGTAAAAACAGAGAAGGTAACCTGGACCAAGATTATGATATTTCTCGTTATCGGATTAGGTTTCTATTTCTTTAATGGTTTTATACTGAAGCTTCAAACCTCGTTAATAGCAAAAAGTATTCTTTACATTTTATCGTTGTCAATTGGATATATCCTGCTTTTGAAATCGGGATTATGGATGAGTCGTTTGTTAAAAAATAACCTGATGCAGGATGTTTTTAACGACGAAAATGAGTCGTTTATGCAGGAAATGCAATTAATGGAGAATGAATACTCTGTAAACCTCCCCACACGGTTTAAGCATAAGGGAACAGATTACGATGGCTGGATTAATGTGGTGAATCCTTTCCGGGCAAGTATTGTCTTGGGTACTCCGGGAAGCGGAAAATCTTATGCCATTGTAAATAATTACATAAGGCAGCAAATTCAGAAGGGTTTCAGCATGTATATTTACGATTTTAAGTTTGACGACCTGAGCGTGATTGCCTACAATACACTATTAAAAAACATACATAGATACGATGTACCTCCGAAATTTTATGTGATAAATTTTGATGACCCGGAACGCAGTCATCGCTGTAATCCCATTGCTCCTGAATTTATGACCGATATCGCCGATGCTTATGAATCGGCTTATACGATCATGTTGAACCTGAACAAAACCTGGATTCAGAAACAAGGCGACTTTTTTGTTGAATCGCCAATTATTCTTTTGGCTGCAATTATTTGGTACCTGAAGATTTATAAAAACGGAAAGTATTGCACTTTTCCCCATGCAGTTGAATTCTTAAATAAAAAGTATGCTGATATTTTTACCATTCTGACTTCATATCCAGAATTGGAAAATTACCTCTCACCTTTCATGGATGCCTGGGAAGGCGGAGCACAAGATCAGCTGCAGGGGCAGATTGCCAGTGCTAAAATCCCATTGTCAAGGATGATTTCTCCTCAACTTTATTGGGTGATGTCTGGCAACGATTTTACTCTGGACATCAATAATCCCAAAGAACCAAAAATCCTTTGTGTTGGAAATAATCCGGACCGCCAGAACATTTACTCTGCAGCACTGGGATTATATAATTCTCGCATCGTAAAACTCATCAATAAAAAGGGACAGTTAAAAAGCTCCGTAATTATTGATGAGCTACCGACTATATATTTTCGTGGATTGGATAATTTGATTGCAACTGCACGAAGCAATAAAGTTGCGGTTTGTTTGGGATTTCAGGATTTTTCGCAGCTAAACCGGGATTATGGAGACAAGGAAGCAAAGGTTGTTATGAATACCGTTGGAAATATATTTAGTGGCCAGGTGGTT
It contains:
- the mobC gene encoding conjugal transfer protein MobC; translated protein: MQNEDDVRALAKIIELIRAVSILILIFHIYWFCYEILVEFHATVGIIDKILLNFQKYTEIFSSPFWSKMASFVLLAISCLGIRGVKTEKVTWTKIMIFLVIGLGFYFFNGFILKLQTSLIAKSILYILSLSIGYILLLKSGLWMSRLLKNNLMQDVFNDENESFMQEMQLMENEYSVNLPTRFKHKGTDYDGWINVVNPFRASIVLGTPGSGKSYAIVNNYIRQQIQKGFSMYIYDFKFDDLSVIAYNTLLKNIHRYDVPPKFYVINFDDPERSHRCNPIAPEFMTDIADAYESAYTIMLNLNKTWIQKQGDFFVESPIILLAAIIWYLKIYKNGKYCTFPHAVEFLNKKYADIFTILTSYPELENYLSPFMDAWEGGAQDQLQGQIASAKIPLSRMISPQLYWVMSGNDFTLDINNPKEPKILCVGNNPDRQNIYSAALGLYNSRIVKLINKKGQLKSSVIIDELPTIYFRGLDNLIATARSNKVAVCLGFQDFSQLNRDYGDKEAKVVMNTVGNIFSGQVVGETAKTLSERFGKVLQKRQSMTINRQDKSTSINTQVDTLIPASKISNLTQGTFVGAVSDNFDERIEQKIFHAEIVVDNEKVARETKNYKPIPVITNFTDKDGKNQLQQEINFNYSRIKSETAQIVTEELNRIKNDPGLGHLLKN